The following coding sequences lie in one Rutidosis leptorrhynchoides isolate AG116_Rl617_1_P2 chromosome 6, CSIRO_AGI_Rlap_v1, whole genome shotgun sequence genomic window:
- the LOC139853203 gene encoding NAC domain-containing protein 71-like, with protein MGSASLPPGFRFHPTDEELIGYYLKRKVEGYEIELEVIPVVKLYKFDPWDLPEKSFLPKHDMEWFFFCPRDRKYPNGSRTNRATNAGYWKATGKDRKVLSQSSVVGYRKTLVFYRGRAPFGDRTSWIMHEYRLCDDVSLGTPNFQGPFALCRVMKKDKQKTKYLNNKPRTKDVGNSSIDIKNEPILGNESNFLSPFTSPKQKSPNSNEPSLIPGPNDPPTFWVSPEFILDSSKEQSEGGQDWRLKNFKKNEFPKPMTPLQTYDPSVFSPSSSHSNFTEEGDMIRFGCMSPYSGDGSWMGLFENEDHTLYESYNWTNLTNI; from the exons GAAAAGTTGAAGGATATGAAATCGAACTTGAAGTTATTCCGGTTGTTAAGTTATACAAGTTTGATCCATGGGACTTGCCTG AAAAATCATTTCTTCCAAAACATGATATGGAGTGGTTCTTTTTCTGTCCTCGAGACCGCAAATATCCAAATGGATCTCGCACAAATAGAGCAACAAATGCTGGTTACTGGAAAGCTACAGGAAAAGACCGAAAAGTCCTTAGCCAATCATCGGTTGTAGGTTACCGCAAGACCCTTGTCTTCTATCGTGGACGAGCCCCTTTTGGTGATCGCACGAGTTGGATCATGCATGAGTATCGGTTATGTGATGATGTTTCTCTAGGGACACCAAATTTTCAA GGACCGTTTGCCTTGTGTCGTGTGATGAAAAAGGACAAgcaaaaaacaaaatatttaaataataaaCCGAGAACTAAGGATGTTGGAAACAGTTCAATTGATATAAAAAATGAACCAATATTGGGCAATGAGAGTAATTTTTTGAGCCCTTTTACTTCTCCTAAACAGAAATCGCCTAATTCTAACGAACCATCTTTAATTCCGGGTCCTAATGATCCTCCTACCTTTTGGGTCTCACCTGAATTTATTCTCGATTCTTCAAAG GAACAATCTGAAGGTGGACAAGACTGGCGACTCAAGAATTTTAAGAAAAATGAGTTTCCAAAGCCAATGACTCCATTGCAGACATACGACCCATCTGTGTTCTCACCAAGTTCATCACACTCAAATTTTACAGAGGAAGGTGATATGATTCGATTTGGATGCATGTCACCATATTCAGGTGATGGAAGTTGGATGGGATTATTTGAAAATGAAGATCATACGCTTTACGAAAGTTATAATTGGACTAATCTCACAAATATCTAA